A portion of the Acanthopagrus latus isolate v.2019 chromosome 21, fAcaLat1.1, whole genome shotgun sequence genome contains these proteins:
- the LOC119011093 gene encoding E3 ubiquitin-protein ligase RNF126-like codes for MVTLRRRWYVSVSTALRKQKSGFLVPCCYPSVSHELLSCLEMAEAPPRPCRFFCHRCSAEISPRLPDYTCPRCESGFIEELPDERSTENGSASTSSTSDQNRPAFENLDHQHLFTFPSGYGPFALGIFDENFDLRTRLPAEDNRETENRREREMASRQRYSARQPRGRHVPRRQGTRHEGVPTLEGIIQQLVNGIIAPTAMPNIGMGPWGMLHSNPMDYAWGANGLDAIITQLLNQFENTGPPPADRERIKSLPTISITEEHVGAGLECPVCKEDYSVEENVRQLPCNHLFHNDCIVPWLEQHDTCPVCRKSLSGQNTATDPPGLSGMNFSPSSSSSSSPSSPSNENAASNS; via the exons ATGGTAACGTTACGTAGGCGCTGGTATGTTTCCGTTTCCACTGCTCTCCGAAAGCAAAAGTCAGGATTTCTTGTCCCTTGTTGCTATCCGTCCGTATCGCACGAACTGCTCTCCTGCTTAGAAATGGCTGAAGCTCCCCCACGGCCCTGCCGGTTTTTTTGTCACCGGTGTTCAGCAGAGATTAGTCCTCGTTTGCCG gACTACACCTGTCCACGTTGTGAATCTGGCTTCATTGAGGAACTGCCTGACGAGAGAAG tacTGAAAATGGGTCCGCATCCACGTCCTCCACCAGTGATCAGAACCGCCCAGCTTTTGAG AACTTGGATCACcaacatttattcacattccCCTCTGGGTACGGTCCGTTCGCCCTCGGGATTTTTGACGAAAACTTCGACCTTCGAACGCGGCTACCTGCAGAGGACAAcagggagacagaaaacaggagagaaagggaaatgGCATCACGGCAGCGATACAGTGCGCGGCAACCACGGGGTCGACATGTTCCTCGACGACAGGGTACGCGCCACGAAGGAGTGCCCACATTAGAGGG CATCATCCAGCAGCTAGTAAATGGAATTATAGCACCTACGGCCATGCCAAATATCGGGATGGGACCATG GGGTATGCTACATTCCAATCCAATGGACTACGCCTGGGGCGCCAACGGTCTTGATGCAATCATTACACAG TTATTGAACCAGTTTGAGAACACgggtcctcctcctgcagacagagaaaggatAAAGAGTTTACCCACCATCTCCATTACAGAGGAACATGTGG GTGCTGGTTTAGAGTGTCCTGTGTGCAAAGAAGACTACAGTGTCGAGGAGAATGTTAGACAGCTGCCGTGCAATCATTTGTTTCACAATGACTGTATAGTACCATGGCTGGAACAG CATGACACGTGTCCTGTGTGCAGGAAGAGTCTTAGCGGTCAGAACACAGCCACAGACCCTCCGGGGCTATCAGGAATGaacttctctccctcctcctcctcctcttcctcccctaGCTCACCTAGCAATGAGAATGCTGCTAGCAACTCATAG
- the sugp1 gene encoding SURP and G-patch domain-containing protein 1 isoform X1, whose protein sequence is MESGDAGRGGWKPKPGQPQKNKMNMNILRQEKLIAQKKMEIEARMAEKAKMNMQTPSKPLPPSSSPTLQGPSSNKFVNDGSFLQQFMKMQKDKPNNVSGSASDTKSSSTSASSPGGNALQKKSILVGKRPGLGVSSMLSQFKNYSQSKKNPVLSQRPSVFCSPDDEDEEGEADYSKFLEMKVSPPEDSDTRLIIDKMASFVAEGGPELERKAKEDYKDNPVFMFLYDENSMEYLYYKKRVARLRKDFLRPENTSANVSPPVDAETQQVAEKLARFVADGGPEVEALAAERNRNNPAFSFLYDQQSPAFRFYKEKVQECRAAASQSSSPPAAEPGRDLHRPAASPLLGIPPPVNHAPPPHSQEGETPPVKRKRKSRWGSEDDKVELPIPPIVIPQELTVPDPNTPSLSAQELRGLGYKKGKPHGLVGVTELSEDQKKQLKEQQDMQEMYDMIMKHKRAMAEMQQMWEKAIRDHQHEYDSDEEVDQMAGTWEHRLRKMEMEKTREWAESLTEMGKGKHFIGDFLPPEELEKFMETFKALKEGRDPDYSEYKEFKLTVENLGFRMLMKMGWKEGEGLGSEGQGIKAPVNKGTTAMNGAGFGIERPAELTKNDDEYDAYRKRMMLAYRFRPNPLNNPRRPYY, encoded by the exons ATGGAGTCTGGCGACGCAG GGCGAGGAGGATGGAAGCCAAAGCCTGGCcagccacagaaaaacaagatgaacaTGAATATTCTCCGTCAAGAGAAGCTGATTGCtcagaagaagatggagattGAGGCCAGAATGGCAGAGAAAGCCAAAATGAATATGCAAACCCCAAGCAAACCCCTGCCCCCCAG TAGTTCTCCAACTCTTCAAGGACCATCGTCAAACAAATTTGTGAACGATGGAAGCTTCTTACAGCAGTTCATGAAGATGCAGAAGGACAAACCCAACAATGTGTCTG GTTCAGCTAGTGATACCAAATCTTCCTCAACCTCAGCTTCATCACCAGGAGGAAATGCGCTTCAAAAGAAGAGCATCCTTGTTGGCAAGCGCCCCGGCCTCGGTGTCAGTAGCATGCTCAGTCAGTTCAAGAACTACTCACAGTCCAAGAAGAATCCTGTTCTCAGCCAGAGACcgagtgtgttttgttctccggatgatgaagatgaggaaggagAGGCTGATTACTCCAAATTCTTAGAGATGAAAG TTTCTCCCCCAGAGGATTCAGACACCAGACTCATTATCGACAAGATGGCTTCTTTTGTGGCGGAGGGAGGTCCTGAGCTGGAGAGGAAAGCCAAGGAGGACTACAAGGACAATCCTGTTTTCAT GTTTTTATATGACGAGAACAGCATGGAGTATCTCTACTACAAAAAAAGAGTTGCACGATTGAGAAAGGATTTTCTAAGACCTGAGAATACATCAGCTAATG TCTCCCCCCCAGTGGATGCGGAAACCCAGCAGGTGGCTGAGAAGCTGGCCAGGTTTGTGGCTGACGGTGGCCCCGAGGTGGAAGCCCTCGCTGCTGAGCGCAATCGGAACAACCCTGCCTTCAG TTTCTTATATGACCAGCAAAGTCCAGCCTTCCGCTTCTATAAAGAGAAAGTACAGGAGTGTCGTGCTGCAGCATCCCAGAGCtcttcacctccagcagctgagcCAGGGAGAGACCTCCATCGGCCAGCTGCGTCGCCATTATTGGGAATCCCTCCACCAGTGAACCATGCTCCTCCACCCCAcagtcaggagggagagacTCCGCCTGTCAAACGGAAGAGGAAGAGTAGATGGGGGTCCGAGGATGACAAAGTCGAGTTGCCTATTCCTCCCATCGTTATCCCTCAAGAGCTGACTGTTCCGGATCCcaacacaccctctctctctg CCCAGGAGCTCAGAGGTCTCGGCTATAAGAAGGGGAAGCCTCATGGACTGGTAGGAGTGACTGAACTGTCAGAAGACCAGAAGAAACAACTCAAAGAACAACAAGAT atgCAAGAGATGTACGACATGATCATGAAGCACAAGCGTGCGATGGCAGAGATGCAGCAGATGTGGGAGAAGGCCATCAGAGACCACCAACACGAGTACGACAGTGATGAAGAGGTGGACCAGATGGCAGGCACCTGGGAGCATCGCCTCCGAAAGATGGAAATGGAGAAGACTCGAG AGTGGGCAGAATCCCTGACAGAAATGGGCAAAGGAAAACACTTTATTGGAGACTTCCTGCCTcctgaggagctggagaagtTCATGGAGACCTTCAAGGCACTCAAG GAGGGTCGGGACCCGGACTACTCAGAATACAAAGAGTTTAAGTTGACGGTGGAGAATCTTGGTTTCCGGATGCTTATGAAGATGGGCTGGAAGGAGGGCGAAGGCCTCGGCAGTGAAGGACAGGGAATCAAGGCCCCTGTCAACAA GGGAACCACAGCTATGAATGGAGCAGGGTTTGGAATTGAGCGTCCGGCCGAGCTCACAAAAAACGACGATGAATACGACGCTTACAGAAAGAGGATGATGCTGGCTTACCGCTTCAGACCCAACCCACTG aaTAATCCACGGAGACCATATTACTAA
- the sugp1 gene encoding SURP and G-patch domain-containing protein 1 isoform X2 translates to MESGDAGRGGWKPKPGQPQKNKMNMNILRQEKLIAQKKMEIEARMAEKAKMNMQTPSKPLPPSSPTLQGPSSNKFVNDGSFLQQFMKMQKDKPNNVSGSASDTKSSSTSASSPGGNALQKKSILVGKRPGLGVSSMLSQFKNYSQSKKNPVLSQRPSVFCSPDDEDEEGEADYSKFLEMKVSPPEDSDTRLIIDKMASFVAEGGPELERKAKEDYKDNPVFMFLYDENSMEYLYYKKRVARLRKDFLRPENTSANVSPPVDAETQQVAEKLARFVADGGPEVEALAAERNRNNPAFSFLYDQQSPAFRFYKEKVQECRAAASQSSSPPAAEPGRDLHRPAASPLLGIPPPVNHAPPPHSQEGETPPVKRKRKSRWGSEDDKVELPIPPIVIPQELTVPDPNTPSLSAQELRGLGYKKGKPHGLVGVTELSEDQKKQLKEQQDMQEMYDMIMKHKRAMAEMQQMWEKAIRDHQHEYDSDEEVDQMAGTWEHRLRKMEMEKTREWAESLTEMGKGKHFIGDFLPPEELEKFMETFKALKEGRDPDYSEYKEFKLTVENLGFRMLMKMGWKEGEGLGSEGQGIKAPVNKGTTAMNGAGFGIERPAELTKNDDEYDAYRKRMMLAYRFRPNPLNNPRRPYY, encoded by the exons ATGGAGTCTGGCGACGCAG GGCGAGGAGGATGGAAGCCAAAGCCTGGCcagccacagaaaaacaagatgaacaTGAATATTCTCCGTCAAGAGAAGCTGATTGCtcagaagaagatggagattGAGGCCAGAATGGCAGAGAAAGCCAAAATGAATATGCAAACCCCAAGCAAACCCCTGCCCCCCAG TTCTCCAACTCTTCAAGGACCATCGTCAAACAAATTTGTGAACGATGGAAGCTTCTTACAGCAGTTCATGAAGATGCAGAAGGACAAACCCAACAATGTGTCTG GTTCAGCTAGTGATACCAAATCTTCCTCAACCTCAGCTTCATCACCAGGAGGAAATGCGCTTCAAAAGAAGAGCATCCTTGTTGGCAAGCGCCCCGGCCTCGGTGTCAGTAGCATGCTCAGTCAGTTCAAGAACTACTCACAGTCCAAGAAGAATCCTGTTCTCAGCCAGAGACcgagtgtgttttgttctccggatgatgaagatgaggaaggagAGGCTGATTACTCCAAATTCTTAGAGATGAAAG TTTCTCCCCCAGAGGATTCAGACACCAGACTCATTATCGACAAGATGGCTTCTTTTGTGGCGGAGGGAGGTCCTGAGCTGGAGAGGAAAGCCAAGGAGGACTACAAGGACAATCCTGTTTTCAT GTTTTTATATGACGAGAACAGCATGGAGTATCTCTACTACAAAAAAAGAGTTGCACGATTGAGAAAGGATTTTCTAAGACCTGAGAATACATCAGCTAATG TCTCCCCCCCAGTGGATGCGGAAACCCAGCAGGTGGCTGAGAAGCTGGCCAGGTTTGTGGCTGACGGTGGCCCCGAGGTGGAAGCCCTCGCTGCTGAGCGCAATCGGAACAACCCTGCCTTCAG TTTCTTATATGACCAGCAAAGTCCAGCCTTCCGCTTCTATAAAGAGAAAGTACAGGAGTGTCGTGCTGCAGCATCCCAGAGCtcttcacctccagcagctgagcCAGGGAGAGACCTCCATCGGCCAGCTGCGTCGCCATTATTGGGAATCCCTCCACCAGTGAACCATGCTCCTCCACCCCAcagtcaggagggagagacTCCGCCTGTCAAACGGAAGAGGAAGAGTAGATGGGGGTCCGAGGATGACAAAGTCGAGTTGCCTATTCCTCCCATCGTTATCCCTCAAGAGCTGACTGTTCCGGATCCcaacacaccctctctctctg CCCAGGAGCTCAGAGGTCTCGGCTATAAGAAGGGGAAGCCTCATGGACTGGTAGGAGTGACTGAACTGTCAGAAGACCAGAAGAAACAACTCAAAGAACAACAAGAT atgCAAGAGATGTACGACATGATCATGAAGCACAAGCGTGCGATGGCAGAGATGCAGCAGATGTGGGAGAAGGCCATCAGAGACCACCAACACGAGTACGACAGTGATGAAGAGGTGGACCAGATGGCAGGCACCTGGGAGCATCGCCTCCGAAAGATGGAAATGGAGAAGACTCGAG AGTGGGCAGAATCCCTGACAGAAATGGGCAAAGGAAAACACTTTATTGGAGACTTCCTGCCTcctgaggagctggagaagtTCATGGAGACCTTCAAGGCACTCAAG GAGGGTCGGGACCCGGACTACTCAGAATACAAAGAGTTTAAGTTGACGGTGGAGAATCTTGGTTTCCGGATGCTTATGAAGATGGGCTGGAAGGAGGGCGAAGGCCTCGGCAGTGAAGGACAGGGAATCAAGGCCCCTGTCAACAA GGGAACCACAGCTATGAATGGAGCAGGGTTTGGAATTGAGCGTCCGGCCGAGCTCACAAAAAACGACGATGAATACGACGCTTACAGAAAGAGGATGATGCTGGCTTACCGCTTCAGACCCAACCCACTG aaTAATCCACGGAGACCATATTACTAA
- the stk11 gene encoding serine/threonine-protein kinase STK11, which yields MSTGELHHLDYLNENELMEMDTFIHRIDSTEVIYQPRRKRAKLIGKYLMGDLLGEGSYGKVKEMLDSETLCRRAVKILKKKKLRRIPNGEANVKKEIQLLRRLQHKNVIQLVDVLYNEEKQKMYMVMEYCVCGMQEMLDSVPEKRFPVFQAHGYFCQLLDGLEYLHSQGIVHKDIKPGNLLLTTDGALKISDLGVAEALHPFAEDDTCRTSQGSPAFQPPEIANGLDTFSGFKVDIWSAGVTLYNITTSLYPFEGDNIYKLFENIGKGDYTIPEECGPLLSDLLRGMLEYDPAKRFSIQNIRQHNWVRKKHPPSEPPVPIPASAESRDPWRSMTVVPYLEDLHGYTEEDDDELYDGEDEIIYTQDFTVPGQVAEEDHDQGHADHSPALAKPVCVNGTEGGTLNSKAKAERRSSSSSNPSRKGVSTASKIRKLSTCKQQ from the exons ATGAGTACCGGCGAGTTGCATCATCTTGACTatctaaatgaaaatgaactgaTGGAGATGGATACCTTCATTCACCGCATTGACTCCACAGAGGTGATCTACCAGCCCCGGAGGAAGAGGGCAAAGCTGATAGGAAAGTACTTGATGGGAGACCTGCTCGGGGAGGGATCTTATGGCAAAGTGAAAGAGATGCTGGACTCAGAGACACTTTGTCGCAGGGCTGTAAAAatactgaagaagaagaagctgaggaGGATTCCTAATGGAGAAGCCAATGTGAAAAa GGAGATTCAGCTGCTAAGAAGACTCCAACACAAGAATGTGATTCAGTTGGTGGATGTGCTCTACAatgaagagaagcagaaaat GTATATGGTGATGGAGTATTGCGTTTGTGGGATGCAAGAAATGCTGGACAGCGTCCCAGAAAAAAGGTTTCCAGTATTTCAAGCTCACGG gtaCTTTTGCCAACTCTTAGATGGCCTTGAATATTTGCACAGCCAGGGAATAGTTCACAAAGACATTAAACCAGGGAATCTGCTGCTGACCACAGACGGGGCACTTAAAATCTCCGACCTGGGAGTAGCAGAG GCCCTTCACCCATTTGCAGAGGATGACACATGTCGCACCAGTCAGGGCTCTCCGGCCTTCCAGCCTCCAGAGATCGCCAACGGACTGGACACCTTTTCAGGGTTTAAAGTGGACATTTGGTCTGCTGGAGTAACACT ATACAACATTACAACGAGTCTGTATCCGTTTGAGGGGGACAACATCTATAAGCTATTTGAGAACATTGGAAAAGGAGACTACACTATTCCTGAGGAGTGTGGACCCCTGCTGTCAGACCTGCTGCGAG gaatGCTTGAGTATGACCCTGCAAAGAGGTTCTCCATACAGAACATAAGACAACACAA CTGGGTGCGTAAGAAACATCCTCCGTCTGAGCCTCCCGTGCCCATCCCTGCCAGCGCCGAGAGCAGGGATCCCTGGCGGAGTATGACGGTGGTGCCCTACCTGGAGGATCTGCACGGCTACACCGAGGAGGACGACGACGAGCTCTACGATGGAGAGGACGAGATCATATACACTCAGGACTTCACAGTGCCAG gaCAAGTGGCCGAGGAAGATCACGATCAGGGGCACGCAGACCACAGTCCAGCTCTAGCCAAGCCAGTTTGTGTGAACGGGACAGAGGGCGGGACGCTGAACAGCAAGGCCAAAGCGGAGCGCCGATCCTCCTCTTCGTCCAACCCCTCGCGTAAAGGAGTCTCTACAGCCAGCAAGATCCGCAAGCTCTCCACCTGCAAACAGCAATga